The proteins below come from a single Mytilus edulis chromosome 5, xbMytEdul2.2, whole genome shotgun sequence genomic window:
- the LOC139524430 gene encoding uncharacterized protein, with the protein MATRRKSKKQNEATKIDEKEHADRIAAAEAMSCLSSMVLLPSNSDELFSLSIGSNVTVPKSTPVGTKNNAKSATSNANKKGKTRTRATKNSQTPSSKKTQTEKDKSAASTIKQKQKSPKYASTLAVSSSKQNKLPDQVLSLTINPRNPNHELKKVETPKSHNKEPKNAEDQVVQQPDLPSSYIQIEPLVAPQCIIQVDHNKPGHGLYNLSSNDLNKILAGKLPFQVKSDGVDGQTIVTKEIASKLVNLASTESVELSQSAVDSILTQMALKQKIAVTKESSESSLPLKKRRLQGYKEEGAPPPAEDSSVEQDPAKSEASPVQNAYEAKERVNPVAVDPSTSLMLLNEMQVALQQDDDGDLPLHIAVVHENIVMVQKFVHLMSISGKSVDKFNKAQQTPLHIAVELKFIQAVHTLLLAGANPNLVNKNGETCIHIAVKSNSVDCLHLIFKYTMKPDLNARNFDGLAPIHIAVMKNNMEIVRFLLAERADVNIQDGKSGRTPLFYSVEGNLIPMVELFQKVGANLDLPNYASVTAVMAAQARGFHEIASMLLRCMDSKAYLEMKEREKGTPVKKVPIPRIPSKSHLIQGIDSKPALVDFQQLTNSDSNDSSQSFSVMRKRARSTDGKKEKDSNKQDTESKGETMEIEESTKTEEDTKPVENGIQENKLEVVIPQQQNQVLIPRELLEKLQNTMLSLLTMQKIQQPAGVDPSSPSSLQNVGNLPVQNPLLQRESIQSTLLRNAIQNANSQGPMVQSFASPSVSKQNGVPQNVSIHNSTPQSVSIPNSTQQSVSVQNNTTQSGVPLQNVTGMNLSSILLNAISANILNTQNKSLEPSPAKNNLIENDKSKTSMDTNNSMIENDMPKKGPLDLKVVKNGSTNESKKDSANSSKGNEKSKEKTKTKHAVLQQLLNVKNNDAGKVTEKKQKVVDNTRVEEPMEVSDSRSSTPDNSFNSATKTGKAVGHAAMNQLGRVTNVSSSLQATLLQMLQAKQNKPLNLSTGKDSSNTS; encoded by the exons ATGGCCACCAGACGTAAATCGAAGAAACAAAATGAGGCGACAAAGATCGATGAAAAAGAACACGCAGATCGTATTGCCGCCGCGGAGGCAATGTCATGCTTATCATCTATGGTTCTTTTGCCATCAAATTCAGACGAATTATTTTCTTTAAGTATTGGGTCAAACGTAACTGTACCGAAAAGTACACCTGTTGGTACAAAAAACAATGCTAAGTCAGCAACAAGTAACGCCAACAAAAAGGGAAAAACCAGAACCAGGGCGACCAAAAATTCCCAGACTCCATCAAGTAAAAAAACCCAGACCGAAAAAGACAAAAGTGCAGcatcaacaataaaacaaaaacagaaatcaCCAAAATATGCTTCAACTTTAGCTGTTTCAAgtagtaaacaaaacaaattgcCAGACCAGGTTTTATCATTGACAATTAACCCAAGAAACCCAAACCATGAACTGAAAAAGGTTGAAACCCCAAAATCACACAATAAAGAGCCAAAGAATGCTGAAGACCAAGTTGTACAGCAACCAGACTTGCCATCATCATATATACAAATTGAACCGTTAGTTGCACCACAATGTATTATACAAGTGGATCACAACAAACCAGGCCATGGACTTTACAACCTGTCTAGTAATGACCTGAACAAAATATTAGCTGGGAAATTGCCATTCCAAGTAAAATCTGACGGTGTAGATGGACAAACCATAGTTACTAAGGAGATAGCATCTAAGCTTGTTAATCTGGCTAGTACTGAAAGTGTTGAACTTTCTCAGTCAGCTGTAGATTCAATATTAACTCAAATGGCATTGAAACAAAAAATAGCAGTTACTAAAGAATCTTCAGAATCATCTTTGCCTTTAAAGAAGAGGAGGTTACAAGGTTATAAAGAAGAAGGTGCACCACCTCCTGCAGAGGATTCATCAGTAGAACAAGATCCTGCTAAGTCGGAAG CTTCACCTGTACAAAATGCTTATGAAGCAAAAGAGAGAGTGAACCCTGTGGCTGTAGATCCTTCTACGAGTTTGATGTTACTGAATGAGATGCAGGTAGCTCTACAGCAAGATGATGATGGAGATTT ACCACTACACATAGCTGTTGTTCATGAGAATATTGTTATGGTCCAAAAGTTTGTACATTTGATGAGTATATCTGGTAAAAGTGTGGACAAATTCAACAAAGCACAACAG ACACCATTGCACATAGCAGTAGAGCTGAAATTCATACAGGCAGTCCATACATTGTTGCTAGCTGGTGCTAATCCTAATCTGGTTAATAAGAATGGAGAAACCTGCATCCATATAGCTGTCAAGTCAAACTCAGTTGACTGTCTTCATCTCATCTTCAAATATACAATGAAACCAGACCTCAATGCaagaaactttgatg GTCTTGCTCCAATTCACATAGCTGTAATGAAAAACAACATGGAAATTGTCAGGTTTCTACTGGCTGAGCGAGCTGATGTTAATATTCAG GATGGTAAAAGTGGAAGAACTCCATTATTTTATTCAGTTGAAGGTAACCTTATACCCATGGTTGAGTTGTTTCAGAAAGTTGGAGCTAATTTAGATCTTCCTAACTATGCTAGTGTTACTGCTGTTATGGCTGCCCAAGCCCGAGGCTTCCATGAAATAGCTTCCATGCTTCTGAGATGTATGGACTCCAAAGCTTATCTAGAAATGAAGGAAAGGGAAAAAGGAACACCTGTCAAAAAG GTACCAATTCCACGCATTCCAAGTAAATCACATCTGATTCAAGGTATAGATAGTAAACCAGCATTGGTCGATTTTCAACAGTTAACAAACTCTGATTCTAATGACTCATCACAATCGTTCTCAGTCATGAGAAAACGAGCAAGAAGTACAGAtgggaaaaaagaaaaagattctAATAAACAAGATACAGAGAGCAAAGGAGAGACAATGGAAATAGAAGAAAGTACAAAAACAGAGGAAGATACGAAACCTGTTGAAAATGGCATTCAGGAAAATAAACTAGAAGTAGTCATCCCACAACAGCAAAATCAGGTTCTGATTCCCAGGGAATTATTGGAGAAACTTCAAAATACAATGTTATCTCTACTAACTATGCAAAAAATACAACAGCCTGCTGGCGTTGATCCAAGTTCTCCATCCTCCTTACAAAATGTAGGAAATTTACCAGTACAAAATCCTTTATTGCAACGTGAGTCAATACAAAGTACATTACTGCGGAATGCAATTCAAAACGCCAATTCACAAGGTCCAATGGTTCAGAGTTTTGCATCTCCAAGTGTATCGAAACAAAACGGTGTACCACAAAATGTGTCGATACACAATAGTACACCACAAAGTGTATCCATTCCGAATAGTACACAACAAAGTGTATCAGTGCAGAATAATACAACACAAAGTGGTGTACCCTTGCAAAATGTGACAGGTATGAACCTTTCCAGTATTTTACTAAATGCTATAAGTGCTAATATTCTGAATACCCAAAATAAAAGCTTGGAACCAAGTCCTGCTAAaaataacttgatagaaaatgACAAATCCAAAACTAGCATGGATACAAATAATAGCATGATAGAAAATGACATGCCTAAAAAAGGTCCACTTGATTTAAAAGTGGTTAAAAATGGAAGTACTAATGAGAGCAAAAAGGATAGCGCTAATTCTAGTAAAGGGAATGAAAAGTCAAAGGAAAAGACTAAAACTAAGCATGCTGTGTTACAGCAGTTACtgaatgtaaaaaataatgacGCTGGAAAAGTGACGGAAAAGAAGCAGAAAGTTGTGGACAATACAAGAGTTGAAGAACCTATGGAAGTGTCAGATTCCAGGAGTAGTACTCCGGATAATTCATTTAATAGTGCAACAAAAACTGGCAAAGCAGTTGGTCACGCTGCAATGAACCAGCTCGGGCGAGTGACAAATGTTTCATCCTCCTTACAGGCAACTCTACTTCAGATGCTtcaagcaaaacaaaataaaccatTAAATTTAAGCACTGGGAAAGATAGCAGCAACACCTCATAG
- the LOC139524407 gene encoding BUD13 homolog: MAEISKAEYLKRYLSGPEENEKKKKRRKVVKSNSKHIRSTIIDDDVDLKSLLPENLENTLDEDIGEDDPTIVAIIDERPDTIQQLETYRHSDGRWKTLGKDDDFDPSLLKSMKDEDILKNTKSFFKNKRESEYNKKSVSRQSDLPRRKRHDSDSDNSLPRKHRHDSDSDQSLPRNQRHDSDSDQSLPRKQRHDSDSDSSPARKPKSLIRKSRFEPRKRLDSDESPPRRQRHDSGSDKSPPRRKRHESGSDQSPPRRIRKDSGSDQSPPRRKRNNSDSDQSPPRKKDKMSKTLSGKKAGLQSAKDMKMEAEKMKKKEDDAFKKISNDALGRDAVTVFRDRKTGKRRNMEDEAEKNAEQLEKERQMKEKYEKWGKGMKQQEQQQRNVEEHLHEASKPMARFKDDDDLDKHLKEITRADDPMLKFLKKKKPKDSKKKELPKYKGAPPPPNRFNMMPGYRWDGVDRSNGFEAKYFASISNKKAITEDAYKWSVEDM; this comes from the exons ATGGCAGAAATTAGCAAAGCGGAGTATTTAAAACGTTATTTATCTGGTCCAgaggaaaatgaaaagaaaaagaaaaggagaAAAGTTGTAAAATCGAATTCAAAACATATAAG ATCAACGATTATAGATGATGATGTTGATTTAAAGTCCCTACTCCCAGAGAACTTAGAAAATACACTAGATGAAGATATTGGGGAAGATGACCCAACCATTGTAGCTATTATTGACGAACGTCCAGATACTATACAACAGTTGGAAACTTACAGACATAGTGATGGTCGATGGAAAACACTTGGGAAAG atgaCGATTTTGACCCATCCTTGTTGAAGAGTATGAAAGATgaagacattttaaaaaatacaaaatcctTTTTCAAGAATAAAAGGGAAAgtgaatataacaaaaaaagtgtTTCAAGACAATCTGATCTTCCTAGAAGAAAAAGACATGATTCAGATTCAGATAATTCATTACCAAGAAAACATAGACATGATTCAGATTCTGACCAATCATTACCAAGGAATCAAAGACATGATTCAGATTCTGACCAATCATTACCAAGGAAACAGAGGCATGATTCTGATTCCGATTCATCACCTGCAAGGAAACCTAAATCCTTAATCCGTAAATCTCGTTTTGAACCAAGAAAAAGATTAGATTCTGATGAATCACCTCCAAGAAGGCAAAGACATGATTCAGGATCTGACAAATCGCCACCGAGGAGGAAAAGACATGAATCAGGGTCTGACCAATCACCACCCAGAAGAATAAGAAAGGATTCAGGATCTGACCAATCACCACCAAGAAGGAAAAGGAATAATTCAGATTCTGACCAATCACCACCCAGAAAAAAAGATAAGATGAGTAAAACATTATCTGGTAAAAAAGCTGGATTACAAAGTGCTAAAGATATGAAAATGGAGGCAGAGAAgatgaaaaagaaagaagatgATGCTTTTAAAAAG ATAAGCAATGATGCTCTAGGAAGAGATGCCGTGACAGTTTTCAGAGACAGAAAAACAGGAAAGAGAAGAAACATGGAAGATGAAGCAGAAAAAAATGCTGAACAACTTGAGAAagaaagacaaatgaaagaaaaatatgaaaaatggggAAAAGG AATGAAACAACAAGAACAACAACAAAGAAATGTAGAAGAACATTTACATGAGGCGTCTAAGCCTATGGCTAGATTTAAAGATGATGATGACTTAGATAAACACCTTAAGGAGATAACCAGGGCAGATGATCCTATGCTTAAATtcttaaagaaaaagaaaccaaaaGATTCGAAGAAAAAAG aatTACCAAAGTATAAAGGGGCACCCCCACCTCCAAACAGATTTAATATGATGCCAGGCTACAGATGGGATGGTGTTGATAGATCTAATGGCTTTGAGGCTAAATACTTTGCCAGCATTTCCAACAAGAAAGCCATAACAGAGGATGCTTATAAATGGAGTGTTGAGGATATGTAA